The sequence TGCGTGCGCTGACTGAGAGGGACTGACTGAcagtccctctccctctgactgcctgcctgcctctcACGCCGCCCTAGACTATCCACACTGAcgtacacccacacgcgatgttttgctctctttctctttctccctcgctgtgtgtatgtgtctaCCGGTGTCGCAGTTGGCCTACTCATCAACCGCAAAGGTGTGTGCACAAATGAGGATGACAACGTTAGTGGCTGACGGTGCTGGCCTttgtggtgggagggggtggatgACTGTGGACTGCGGCGTAGTGacaccttccccccttccttccgcAATACATCCTGCCTCCTGCTCTTCGCCAACCGAGTCTTGACGTTTCCATGGagtcctctctctttctcttgatgtgtgcgtgtacgaaCGCGTACAACGGTGAAGGTCTCATGTGCCGGTTTGACTGTGCAGCAAGAGAGCACATCTGCATGTGTTTCTCTCagcctttctttcttttccaccTTAACGTATACGCGCGTGcatgagtgtgtgtgtgtgtgtgtgtgtgcgcgtgtgacTGTCACAGACGCCCCCCTGtgtctcttctccccccccccacccattCCCCACACTgacctccccccttctcattctctctctctctttttgccaACTCGCAGGGCCACACACCTGCAACTGCCTCCAGTTACCTGAACGCGTCATGCAGAGGACTTATGTTGACTACACCTGCCGCACACACCTTCTTTAATACAGTTCGTGCCCGTACGGCGCGTTGCATGCGCATGAGAGggactgcgtgtgtgtgtgtgtgtatgtggccgcttccccctccctcaccgctCTTCATCTGTACAGCTTGTGCATCCTGCGAGCAATCCAagccccaccaccgcagtAGGCGCACCCTGTGCCTTTACGGGGGACCCCTATTTCACCCACTAAGCGtaagcgagggagagaggcagacggAGGGCGCACTCGGCAGGATCTGtttgtatgtgcgtgtgtgttagTCTGTCGTTGGGTATCTTgtgctttctttctcgcAAAGGCTCTCCTGTTTCCACGCACTTGTagcaccgcacacacacacacacacacacgccagaACCGAAGCAACATGCATCACCGGCTACCTAAccagggagaaaaaaagatgtGGCTGACCACTAAGCAGCCGCTTTCCTCCATCTCCGCGCATCATCACTACTCGAGTACATCATCCTCGCCCTCCGGCGCCTTGAGCGAGTCGAGTGATggcgacaccagcagcggtagtGATAGCTACTCTTACTACTCTGAAGGATTCGGCTCCTACCGCTCCGCGTCCTCCGTGTTGACTTCCTCTTGGGTCGCGACGACCACCATTGCAGGCACGACAACCAGCACCTTCTCAGCCGTCTACTCGTCGTCCACGAATGCGTTCTCGGATGCGCTGACACCAACGTCGGTGGACTCGTACCCCTTGGTACCGACCAGCTGCGCAGTGACCCGCTCCGCTGTCTCCAGGCGCGACGCCGTTGGTGACAACGCTGCCATAGGTGCCAGTGGCCTTGCCGTCTTTAATCACCATAACAAGcaagtggcggcggcgctggcacggCAGACAGACTCCGCTACCATGGCGATCACCACCTTCAACGGTGTCATAGTGAGAAACACCGGCGCGCTCGTGCGCACGCGGCGGTCTCGGAGCGGCTcgccctcgccgctctccggcaccgttgctgctgctactgctgttgctccaGGGAAGTCGTCGATGTCGCTTGTGGCGCTGTCGCCCGTCTCTAACCGTGCCGCGGTGAGTCCTTACTACTTCTCTGAGGACGAGCAGGCGCGCCACCTGTGGACTCCGGTGGACTGCGACGCCattgcgcacacgcgcaagaagaggagcggtCGGGGTAGGTTGGCGCTCAGTGTGCTGGACAGTATTCGCACAGTCTCGAtagcggtgccgccgcggcctgaggaggtgcagcgacaCGGTGAAGAGGACAGCCTGCCATGTCCGAGCCACCTCATGTTCCGCAGCGCGCCCAGTCCGTCACCGGTGCGCCGGAGCGACACTGCTGTGGCCGAGGAAAAGGACGgcaaggggaagggggacagggaagagagggcggaggtccacgccgccactgccgcacacgcacgcaagaCCTCTTTCATTTCCTGTGGTTTCTTCCACTGTTGCCGTGAAAAGGCGCCGCGCAAGACCGACAGTCGTGCGGTTATGCGGCAGCGGTCGCACTATCATCTGCGTAGCCACCACGTGCCGCTGGTGAACTTCCGCACGACGTGCGAGCACGGCAGTCCGATGGAGGGCGTCCGCAACGTCTTGCCGAGCGTCGAAGAGACTGTTGGTTATCGCAGTCTCGTGGACAACATGATGAGCACTGAGGCGTCTCTGAAGAAGCTTCAGAAAGGGATGCAGCCACGAGACCGAACCACGAGCAGCTTGCACCTCAAGGTGTCATACGCCCTTGACCACCGAGCCGACGGAGGGCCGGACGGAGCCGGGCAGTCTGCCTTCATGCGCAACGGCGACCCGCAGAGCTTCTGGATGGTGCAGCTACACGAGCGTGCAAGCTTGCGCCTCGAGCCAGTTGAGATCGGGGCGTACAGCAGCACATGacgagggcgagagagaaacagcgcAAGGAAGGAGTGgtaagggagagggagggggagggggactggACTGGGGAGTGTGTGGTCGCgcgctctgtgtgtgtatgtatgtatgcggTGAGGGGTGTTGTACAGGCATGAGCAGAGAAATTGACAGCACTCTCCCGAGTCACCTTCTCGCCAGCGTGGTTTCTGTACCCACGGtcttgcgcgtgtgtctccTCTTCCTACTCGATCTACACTGTTCCTTTTCGTGTACGTCGACCGCTCAGCCGTGCACGCCACCACTTTCCCTGCCCATTCTCTTTGTCCACGTGCGCGTGCTCGCGTGTATGTCTGCATATCAGTTCACCCCActcaaccccccccccttctctccgtaTGTTATTACACCTGCACCCATACCACTCCATCTCTCTCGTAGGTTTGTCCAGGTCTTCAATCTCTCTTagtccctctctccctgatGCTCCTCCATCATTAACATAATCACCCCGCTTCGACTCCCTCGCGCGGTtgtcgcgcgctctctctccgtttCGCTTTCCCACGCTCACTCTTAGCCTTCCCCAGCCTTTCCTCCGCCCGAcccacgcctctctcctacTCCAGGTGTTGGATGAGTTTCATCGGTTCATAGTCGCCGCTCCATTCACCCTCGAGCGTCTGATTGTGCACCGACTCACTCCCCCGTCTTGCGTTTcctcgtgcgcgtgtggaaGGACGTTTTGGTATGCAGCGCGTGGTGCGATAGGCTGGCGCGGTTGTTGTGGTGGCCTGGGGGAGGGTCTATTGGCTGTGCAAACGAGCGAGCAGGAGACGACGACACGAAGGaaacgcgcacgcacgtgtgtgtgtgtgtgtgggtatagAGAAGGATAGAGTGGGCGAGTGAGGAGGTGAGCGAAAAGGGCCATCATGACCGTGTATCCCCGCACTTCTCTTCCGCTAGGACAATAAACGAAGACAAGACCACCGCTCGCCAACCAAGCAAGTTTGCGTGTCGGTGgggggcaggaggggggCCAGATTCTGTATTAGGATCCGCTTTGCCTCCCATCGCGGTGTGTTTGCACATCGGCAGTTGCCGCGGCACTTCCACCcattaaaaaaaaaagtgaatGGTAGGCGCGGAGACCACGCaggatggggaggagggggagaggtgagagaCAGCGCTGTCACACTGCCAAACTCGCGCGCGGTCTATACCGGGGGCCTGCTCGAGCCACGTCATCGTTTTCTCCTTGCCACAGCTGCAATTACAACGCgtgccggcgctggtgatgaGGGCCAGCCGATCAATGCAACTACTCGCGCCTCTGATAATGAAGCCCTCCGCTGCTttacacccacccacccacacctaTCCACATTCATgcatctccatctcctcctcgctctccgctccctctcgtcctctcctacgcacacacacacacatacgcacgtaCAGCTGCGTTGCACATCTTGTGCCCCCCTCCGCTTCTTAgctttcctttctccctcttcccctccctcttcttggtggcaccaccgcggtctgctgcggcgtgtgcgtgtgtgtgtgtagcgcTTCTCTCCGCGTTGGGGCTGAGTACCCCTATTAGGCAATCTTGTCACTTACAAACGGTGCACGTGATTAcctgtgtgtctgcttgGCTCTTCTCAgctctttcttccccctctttcgctCTATATTGTTTGTGTTCTATAcaaacatacacacacacgtacacgtctGGGGGCAGCGGGTGGAGTagccctctccctccctccctccctctttttccccgttgtacgtgcgtgtgcgtatttTTTAGCCACCTCTGCTTTCACTTCATtcatcatctctctctctctctctcctgcagaCCATTTCTGCCTATCGTCGCAGCCACCATCATTGTCATCATCGCGGCTGTGTTGTCATCgatactgctgctgctcttgttgGCCTCGATTTTGTGTCTGCTTGTGTTTTCgacgaagaggggagaggggaaggtcTGTCACTGCCTTCCAGAGTAGCGAAGGGTGCGTCCCACGCACTACCGACCCTCCGCATCTCTCcttgtttttctccttctccctccatcTTCGTGTCTGAGTTGTCTGTTGGCTTCATTTCTCTTGTGTGCTTCCAATATctcttcgttctcttcgTGGAGACGTTTGTGGATGCGTTTCTCTCGGCGCACCCCACGAACGCCATTCTCGCCGACGTCAACCTTCCCAACCTCGCCTTTCCCCCTTATTCATCGAGAAGGCACTCATTGGAGCAGAGGCGAGGCGTGACGATGCGCCGAATGTCAGTGGTGCTCTGCGCCAGCGGTGACCCGTATCATGTGCCGTCGCTTGCACGTGTCGCATTGTTCCCGCTGCATCTGGACCCGCCAACGAAGCAACATCGCGAACTGttccggctgctgctcggtgCGCCAgacctcgctgctgcaccgtcgATGACGTTCTCTGCTGCATCAAAGCCCCATTCACCATCATCGAACATCTCCAGTGCTGCGCAGATGGAGGCGGCCGCGtggtcgtcctcctcctctttcctccctccgcagtcgtcttctgcttctcctggGCCTTCATCAGACGCCGGGGTGACTTCCTATGCGAAGGCGATTCATTCCGGCATCGCTGCGCGGGTGCAGAACATATTCGGTCGCACCACCAAGGGGACAGTGGGTATATCATCGTCGTCACCGGTGGCGCAGTCCGGGTCCAGCGACGAGTGGCAACATGGCCTGCCATTCATGGGTGCGTCAACACCAACGCcgtcctccagcagctccagcttcAGCGACTTGGACCCCATCTCCTGCGGCACCTCGTCACCGTACTGGTACATGGAGGCGTTCGCGACGAGCCTGCGCGAGGACAGTCAGCTGGCGCCCTTTGACGACATCATCCTTATCCCCAACACCCGTCACCCTGTCAGCCTGCGCCAATCGACGCACCTCGCGGCGTTAGCGGTGCTTGCTACGCGCGGCTTGGCCCGCGTTCACGTCGACTTCACTGCGCTGGAGCACCCGGACGAGTCGATGCCCATCGTGTACGACCTCATCTGCCGCTACCCCAACAGCGTGCTTGTCCACTGGCTGCATGATGCGTACGAGGTACTCAACTGGAGCCACTTCGCCGACTTTAAGTCGACAGTGCCAATGCTGCTTCTGCAGACTCAGAGCTACCCACCTAAGGCACTTGAGCGACAGCGGCCGGCGGGCAGTGTATCGCGGCTCACGTCACGACAGTATCACTCACCCATCGGCCAGTACGTGCGCAGtccggaggaggcggactACTACCGACGTGCAGAGCGCTTCATGAAAGCTGCATCCATGCACCGCCGATGCAACCCAACGCCGATGATGATGGCGACAGCGGACCGTAGCGATCCGGAGAGCAGCATGGAGAGGCTCTGCGAGAGTGCCTCGCTGGTGGATCGCGAGTCAGACTACTTCGATGACGTCCCCAacgtgccgccgcggcggcgtcaacTTGACAACGACGTGTCGGACAACGGCTCCAAGGAGCGCAAAGAGTCTCTGCCACCGAAACACGCGAAGGTGCGGGCCcgctcaccgctgctgcgcggcggcgacacgACGACGCGGACAGCCTCCACAGCCTCCACGTCAGTCACCGTTGCCACCGCAGGAGGCCACACGACAGTCCCGAAAAGGGGACTCTCACGGAGGCGGATCTCGCCTGTGCACGAGGAGCTGGGGGTGAACTACGTGAACTGCGCTAAGGGTCGCTGGTGGAACACGCCTGGCGGCCGTGGCGATGATGAGGTGGAGGTGAGCCGCTCGTACTGGAgctccaccagcagcagc comes from Leishmania panamensis strain MHOM/PA/94/PSC-1 chromosome 6 sequence and encodes:
- a CDS encoding hypothetical protein (TriTrypDB/GeneDB-style sysID: LpmP.06.0440) — encoded protein: MHHRLPNQGEKKMWLTTKQPLSSISAHHHYSSTSSSPSGALSESSDGDTSSGSDSYSYYSEGFGSYRSASSVLTSSWVATTTIAGTTTSTFSAVYSSSTNAFSDALTPTSVDSYPLVPTSCAVTRSAVSRRDAVGDNAAIGASGLAVFNHHNKQVAAALARQTDSATMAITTFNGVIVRNTGALVRTRRSRSGSPSPLSGTVAAATAVAPGKSSMSLVALSPVSNRAAVSPYYFSEDEQARHLWTPVDCDAIAHTRKKRSGRGRLALSVLDSIRTVSIAVPPRPEEVQRHGEEDSLPCPSHLMFRSAPSPSPVRRSDTAVAEEKDGKGKGDREERAEVHAATAAHARKTSFISCGFFHCCREKAPRKTDSRAVMRQRSHYHLRSHHVPLVNFRTTCEHGSPMEGVRNVLPSVEETVGYRSLVDNMMSTEASLKKLQKGMQPRDRTTSSLHLKVSYALDHRADGGPDGAGQSAFMRNGDPQSFWMVQLHERASLRLEPVEIGAYSST